ACTTTATCTATCATATCATCGGTAAGTTTCTGAATTTTTTCACATGCAATATGTACATCATCTTTACTTAAAGTGGAGTCTTTTTCTAATTTTTTAAAATGATCAATTCCATCTCTCCGCACATGACGAATCGCAACACGGCTATTTTCAGCATATTGACCAGCTATTTTTACGAGCTCTTTACGTCTTTGCTCATTTAACTCAGGTAAAGGTAAACGTAATAACGTGCCATCGACAATAGGATTTAACCCTAAAGAAGATTCTCTAATAGCTTTTTCTACCGCTACAACCATAGATTTATCCCACACAGAAACAGATAAAAGTCTAGGTTCTGGAACAGAAATATTAGCCACTTGGTTTAAAGGTACTTTAGACCCGTAAGAATCAACCATAATAGGATCCAATAAATTAACAGAAGCACGCCCTGTACGTAAACCAGATAAATCATGTTTAAAAGAATCTAGAACACCGTTCATACGCTCTTCTAAAGATGATAAATTTAACAAATTATTCATTATGTTCTCCTACAATTTTAGTAAATCGCCCACGACCTTGTACTATATCTGATAATCCATTTTCAGATAAAATATTATATACTACAATAGGAATATTATTATCTTTTGCAAGACTTATAGCAGTACTATCCATTATAGTCAGATTTTGATCAATAACATCCATATATGTTAATTCATTATATCGAACAGCGTCTTTAGTTTTACGTGGATCTGATGAATAAACTCCATCAACCTGAGTTGCTTTTAATAATGCATCCGCACCTATTTCTGCCGCTCTTAAAGCAGCAGCGGTATCCGTAGTAAAGAAAGGATTACCAGTACCACCGGCAAAAATCACCACTTTTCCCTGCGACATATATTGAGTAGCTTTACGCTGAGAAAAACTTTCAGAAATTTGTGGCATAGCAATAGCTGATAAAACTACTGTATCAACCCCTAATTTTTGTAAAGAAGTACGCAATGCTAAAGAATTAATAGCTGTAGCAAGCATTCCCATATGATCTCCGGTAACTCTATCTCCTCCATGAGAAGCAACAGCAACACCACGGAATATATTCCCGCCTCCAATAACAACCGCTATTTCTACCCCTATTTTAGTAGCGAAAAGAATATCTCGAGCGATTTGATCTACCACAGAGACATCAATCCCAAAATTTTGTTTACCCATCAACGCCTCGCCAGAGGCTTTTAACAAGATTCTTTTATAAATAGCCTTAGTTTCCATAATGGACTTTCTTTGTAAATATTTTTTTATATAGATACACTAAACAGATCCTATTGTCACGTAGTCGAAATAATTTTTAATAAATATTTTAGCATATAAGTTAATAAATAAAATCATAGAAAAGATAAATCTTTCTTTTATAATAGCACATAAATTATAACACATTTGTTTTTTAGTTAAAATGAGTTAAATTTCCTTATTAAATATATTTTCTGCTCCTTATAAGGAGAAAACTAAAAAGAAAAAGATAAATCAAAAGCAACGGTAAATATC
The Bartonella sp. DGB1 genome window above contains:
- the frr gene encoding ribosome recycling factor — its product is MNNLLNLSSLEERMNGVLDSFKHDLSGLRTGRASVNLLDPIMVDSYGSKVPLNQVANISVPEPRLLSVSVWDKSMVVAVEKAIRESSLGLNPIVDGTLLRLPLPELNEQRRKELVKIAGQYAENSRVAIRHVRRDGIDHFKKLEKDSTLSKDDVHIACEKIQKLTDDMIDKVDNLLAVKEKEIMQI
- the pyrH gene encoding UMP kinase, which encodes METKAIYKRILLKASGEALMGKQNFGIDVSVVDQIARDILFATKIGVEIAVVIGGGNIFRGVAVASHGGDRVTGDHMGMLATAINSLALRTSLQKLGVDTVVLSAIAMPQISESFSQRKATQYMSQGKVVIFAGGTGNPFFTTDTAAALRAAEIGADALLKATQVDGVYSSDPRKTKDAVRYNELTYMDVIDQNLTIMDSTAISLAKDNNIPIVVYNILSENGLSDIVQGRGRFTKIVGEHNE